One window from the genome of Microbulbifer sp. ALW1 encodes:
- a CDS encoding metalloregulator ArsR/SmtB family transcription factor: MTMSQSRTTQPNDSGNSREQILYLLKTRGAQSARFIADSLGITTVGARQHLNQLADEGLLSRCDRAEKVGRPASYWELTDKAQQRFPDRHGDLAVKLIDSVREVFGERGLDTLIGQREKESLTEYLRALANCQTLGAKVKKLAELRDREGYMAQAIREKRGIWLLVENHCPICAAARQCRGFCRSELEIFRRCLPEAHVERCEYLLDGARRCAYRVSVRPQ; the protein is encoded by the coding sequence ATGACCATGTCCCAATCGCGAACCACACAACCAAACGACAGCGGCAATTCCCGCGAGCAAATCCTCTACTTACTGAAGACCCGCGGCGCGCAATCCGCGCGGTTTATCGCCGATAGTCTGGGAATCACCACTGTGGGTGCTCGCCAGCACCTGAACCAGCTCGCAGATGAGGGATTGCTGAGCCGCTGCGACCGCGCGGAAAAGGTAGGGCGACCGGCCAGCTACTGGGAGCTGACGGATAAAGCGCAGCAGCGCTTTCCGGATCGCCACGGCGACCTTGCCGTGAAGCTGATCGACAGTGTGCGGGAAGTCTTCGGTGAACGGGGCCTAGATACGCTGATTGGCCAGCGTGAAAAGGAGTCACTGACAGAGTACCTGCGCGCGCTGGCAAACTGTCAGACCCTGGGAGCAAAGGTCAAAAAACTCGCGGAATTGCGGGACAGGGAAGGCTATATGGCTCAGGCAATACGGGAAAAGCGCGGTATATGGTTGCTGGTGGAAAACCACTGCCCGATTTGTGCCGCAGCACGCCAGTGCCGCGGTTTCTGCCGATCGGAGCTGGAGATATTCCGCCGATGTCTGCCGGAAGCTCATGTAGAGCGCTGCGAGTACCTGCTGGACGGCGCGCGCCGCTGCGCCTACAGAGTTTCCGTACGGCCGCAATAG
- a CDS encoding DnaT-like ssDNA-binding domain-containing protein, with product MKHPLLPERPLVISPTLAATLGLEESVLLSALGDLIPFLPVESHPGRDWYTADSDQLQQLLPFWEPADIQRVSTSLRNQGALLLGAAPYGSSAMLKFALPTVQSHGRAPAPQAPTPTPRAANTISPSWQPDAETMARIAQLGVPEHFVREQLPEFVTYWRDRGESRHSFGSLFLKLVKSKWESFRATQGRKLPLPSQWRPGEGTLGKLADEGVPSTFVRRCMQRFVEYHRSSGKQSVSWDLEFNDWVMEDWEKQETPFIEKRKPEPITRDWQPSEHTWEQLRRLAINPNFAAELLPEFIYKWLERGGHSARWGELFIEYAREEWAYYCQGIEKNPVAKPMSRNWQPSSDCLGHLLNQCEIDREFALGLVPEFRLYWQEQGGARKSWDAVFVRHARYQWAERNKFAIGQHHGKPQDSGHPVNQRTRDTSVWDIVTDTNW from the coding sequence ATGAAACACCCCCTACTTCCGGAACGCCCCCTCGTCATATCCCCTACTCTGGCCGCAACTCTGGGCCTGGAGGAGTCGGTATTGCTCAGTGCGCTGGGTGACCTGATACCGTTTTTACCGGTGGAGTCACATCCAGGAAGGGACTGGTATACCGCCGATAGCGACCAGCTGCAGCAACTGCTGCCTTTCTGGGAGCCGGCTGATATTCAGCGGGTGTCCACCAGCCTGCGCAACCAGGGCGCGCTTCTGTTAGGTGCAGCACCTTACGGCAGCAGTGCCATGCTCAAGTTTGCACTGCCAACCGTGCAGTCACATGGTCGTGCTCCCGCCCCACAAGCGCCGACACCGACGCCGCGGGCAGCAAACACCATCTCCCCCAGCTGGCAGCCCGATGCTGAGACCATGGCGCGTATTGCCCAGCTGGGTGTACCGGAACACTTTGTGCGCGAGCAACTACCCGAGTTCGTCACTTACTGGCGCGACCGCGGTGAGAGCCGACATTCATTCGGTTCCCTGTTTCTCAAGCTGGTTAAAAGCAAGTGGGAGTCTTTCCGCGCAACTCAGGGACGCAAGCTACCGCTTCCTTCCCAGTGGCGACCCGGTGAAGGCACTCTCGGCAAGCTCGCTGACGAGGGAGTTCCGAGTACTTTCGTCCGCCGCTGTATGCAGCGTTTTGTGGAGTACCACCGCAGTAGTGGCAAGCAGTCCGTTTCCTGGGACCTGGAGTTCAATGACTGGGTAATGGAAGACTGGGAGAAGCAGGAAACCCCCTTCATTGAGAAGCGCAAACCTGAGCCTATAACCCGGGACTGGCAACCCAGCGAGCACACCTGGGAGCAATTGCGCCGGCTGGCCATCAACCCCAATTTTGCCGCAGAATTACTCCCCGAGTTTATCTATAAATGGCTTGAGCGCGGTGGCCACAGTGCCCGCTGGGGTGAGCTGTTTATCGAATACGCGCGGGAAGAATGGGCCTATTACTGCCAAGGGATCGAGAAAAACCCGGTGGCCAAGCCCATGTCCCGCAACTGGCAGCCCTCGAGTGACTGCCTCGGGCACCTGCTAAATCAATGTGAAATCGACCGCGAATTTGCCCTCGGCCTGGTACCCGAGTTCCGTCTTTACTGGCAGGAACAGGGAGGTGCACGCAAGAGCTGGGACGCTGTTTTCGTTCGCCACGCGCGCTACCAATGGGCGGAGCGCAACAAGTTCGCAA